ACAACAATGCATCATTGAAATGATCGCAATTTATAAACATCTGTCCCCTTTAAAAACATGATAAACAATAAGGATTGGTTTTGACACAAGCCCAGTCCCAGATTATTTATGAGTTTAATTTTACACTTAATTTCGTCTCTAACAGTTGTGTGTCACTGGTGACCGATTCTGGGTAtgaattatttttaaaatttcttGATGCTTGATTTAGCTAATCACACAAGTGTTCTTTTCATGTGTCTAGACAGTAAAATCTCAGCATCCCTCAAGCATTTCAAGTATGTGAAACAATTTTTGACACTTTGTCCAGGTCTCATCATCAGATCATCTTATCCTTTACCCATTCATGTCTTCACATGAATGGGTAAAGGATTTTTAAGAGGACAGGTGACAACATATTTAAATGTCCTCCTTTGctggcattttaaaatgtcCGAACGTGGCAAAGGAGAATGTCTTTATGTTGGGAATTTCAATGAAAAGTTCTAGTGTGATGCAAATCTGTGCCCCATCGCTGCTTTCTGACAAACCATGTTCGTCCTGTTTTCCTTCCTTCACAGGGGAGGAGGGTAGATGTGCATCTTTACTCTCATTTTCCTACCCAATGTCCATTTTACTCAAACAGTAATTccggaaataaataaaagtaaaactcCTCTGTAATGTCCTCTGCCAAATCAACCTGTACGCTATCAAAAAGGAGCAAGAAAAAACAGGGAATATGCAGTATAAACCAAAACCAAGTGCCAAATAcgaacaaaataaatacataaagaaataaatagtctttccctctcatctctcctcctctccctccttccctcccactctctttctcttctcctctcatccctccttcattcGAACATCCGCGGTCGTTTCATGAGTATCTGTTGAATGTATTTCTCCAGATCGTCATCGTTGCGGTTGTCCGCCTGGTTCCCAAGCCGAGTACTATAATAATCTTCATCCCTGGTCACAATAGGTGCCCGGGGTGAGTAATAGAACCGGTTTGGATGACGAGGAATTACTGCCAATCGGGAAGCGGAGCGTGGTTTGGAAATGGCTCCTGCTGGAATTGTCCGGGGATACGATGGGAGGACATAATTAGTGTAGTAGGGGTTCTGCTGGAGGCTTGCAGGGGGTTTTCTCAGCCTGGGTTGGACCCAGTTGCGGAAACGGCGTTTGGGGGGGAAGTTATGGTCATAGTCTACTGAATTCCCCAGGAGGTTGTTGAGGGTGAGAGCAGACTTGGGAATGTAGTAGCGGGGTTTGGGttttggtggaggaggaaaataAATGGGATAGTAGCTTCGGTAGGGCTTCTTTTGGTAGTAGGATTGGTAAGTGGAGTAAGGAGGGTAGCTGGTCCAAAAGGACTTCTGTGGTTTGAGCCAGAGATCCTGATTGGTTGAAAGGGGCTTCTGAAGTTTGGGCCAAAGATCTTGATTGGCTGACAGGGGCTTTGCAGGTTTGATCCAGAGATCCTGATTGGCGAGCGATGATTTGATCGGCGGTTTCTCCTGGAACCAGGCTTTGAGGGGATTAACAGCTGGAGGGGCTTGTTTAGACAAGGGGAAGCTATTTCGATCAGTTGGGATCTGTGATGCTGAAATGGCATTGGTAGATGAGGATGATGGTGAGGATAAGGGCATTAGGGGTCGTTGCCAAGGTGATACCATTTCAGGGGGCacatctttcttctttttcttctcaacATCACTGATGATGTCCACCACATCGTCGGCAGGGAGGTGGAGTTTGCTGGAGATCTCGATCAGTTTGTCGATCGTCTGAGGATCTATATCGTCATCCTCTTCCATCACCTCCTGCTCCTCGTCCGACCGCTTGTCCTCTGCTGCAttggacagagaagaagagtacTTCCTGTTTTGGTCCCTGTACTTTCTGTTTCCGTTATTTTGTTTGACCATGTACTGCAGCAACATGTCAGAGGCAATGTCAGCcaacttctcctcctccatcttggcTCTTTGTGCCTCAGCAGCctgcctcctcacctcctcctgctctgctttggcccgagcctcctcctcctcaggactcaaaacctcctcctcctcctcctcctcctcctcctcctcctcctcctctggttcatcattttccatcacatCATTCTCTGGTGGAGGTAGGGGCTGTGCTACATTACTACCAGCATTGTTGAAGTTGGTATCTTCAAACTCATCCATAAAATTGCCTCCCCGGAATGTGGGAAAGTTCATGGCTTTCTGTGTCTCCTCTTGCCATTTCAGCTTCTTCTTAGACATCGCAAGGTCATAGCCGTTATTTTTCGGTAGGATGTCATTGTAGGGGCTGTAGCCTCTGCTCTCTCGCTGTCCCTGCTGggaatctctctccctcttactgGCTGTGCTGAAACTCGGAAACTCCTTCATCATCGTCTCTAGGTTCTTCAGCTCCTCTGGGCTCAgctgttcctcctcttcatcgtTGTGTTGTTCTCCTTGTTGCTGGGAATCATCGAGGGTGGTTGGCCCTTGCTGGGGGGCAGCATCCTGCCTTTCCTCCTTCCCCATtatttcctcccctcttccatTTGGAGAGGTGGACTGCTGCCCTGTTTTTACTGCAACTGTCTGGCTTATTGTGCGACTGGTCACCTTTTCTGTCAGCTTCTCTTCTTCCTgtgctttcttcctttcctcttcctcctccctttctcgcGCCTCCCTCCCCTGTGCAGCCATCACCAGCTCTAACTCCTGTCGTCCATCTCTGTCTCGGTTCACTCCCTCCGTTgttctcacttcctctcctttttcaccctcttttttcatctcttccctctctcctttctcctcttcctctgtcccttcaccctcctctccctccctccttctctccatctgtggCTTATTCAATGCCTCCAGTAAAACCGCTGCTAGTGTTTTGGGATCCACATCTTTAAAGAGctcatcctcatccttctcttcttcctcctcctctattccCTCGCCTCCTTTTCGTATTGATCCTTTCTCCTCACCCCTCACTTCCCCGTCTCCCACCACTGCTAGCCCAAGAGATGCAGCCCTGGGTGGGCTATCAACAAGATGGGAGGTGTTGATGGGGCTGGGGTTGgacagatggaggaaggaagccCCTGTCAGGAGGACCAGGAGGGTAAGGGCACTTGAGGCGTCATGGTACCCAATCATGGCCACTCAGAACAGGGCACACCGTGGTCGTCGAAGGTGACGGGGTGATGGACGGAAATgcctggaggagggagagaaacagagaaacagaggaagagatttGTGTCAGTTATCTTGTATGAAGAATTGGATATTAATACACAATTCTGTACAGAATATATAGAATTTTAGATGCAATTATTTTTTCTgctccatagcacaaaatggacTGTAACATAACTGCAGGGGGTTGTTAGcgctgttgatcaataccaatgactcaacaattacttcaccaggtgctcagatttctttcaaaactcacttttcggctcatactctgttttggaacaaaaactcgcCACCCATTGggttttaatttaataattttgttttggctctcaGCCAACAAAAACTTAGTTTCCCATTGGTATGCATTGAATGCAGTGAATATATTAGATGTAAACAAGGTGGCATGATACCATTGGAGGTATAAGGTACCAGTTTGCAAGTTATAAGCACTTATTGAACACTTCTAGTCCAATCACAATGCCTGCTTAGACACAAATGTTagataaatgtaaaatatttacatattaaATGGTATTGGGCACATATATGATCCTCCTATTTATATTGGCATGATATTATGGCAGGCTGCAAAAGAATTAAGACAggttgttttatcattttatatttatgagGGTCAGTTAAGGCTATCCACTTCTTTTTAATGCTTGTGGATCCACTGCCAAGAAAAGCATTAGCTGGTATTGCAACAAGAGATATTATGGTAGCAAGCTTTGCATAGAACAGGGACTTTTTTCACCATAATTATCCTACCTATCTAACAGATCTTGTCTTATGTTTACATCTTTACAGCATGACCACCTATAGACTTCTATTTATTCTCTGACAGTAATACATTCAttgaaatatttatataaaataatCAGAATTAAAAACTTATTAGGGGTGATACAAGGGATGTTGGCCTACTTTATCAGCATAAgatagcctactgtatatcataCAAAGGTTATGAGGAAATACTAGGAATGTGCAGTGCTGCGTACAGTAAGCACTTAAAGTGTataatttgaatgaataaagacaaataaagctgatgaatgaatggataaataataactatataataataataataataataataaacaacaacacataaaaTGCATGCAATCCACCTTTCATGAATCACTCAGCAATCTTTCTCATTGTTGCCACACAGTATTTTAAAATCCTAAATTCTAATCAGCTGATTAAATAACACAGAAACAGTTTTGACTTTATCATTAGGCTTCCAGTAGGCTAAATAGACAAATAAATTAAGTAAAGCAGCAACCTGTTTGGTTGCTTTTGTTAAGCTGCTAAACTAAAGGTCAGCGGGCTCACGGGCTCGTGCTGCCAGTGCCGCCATTGCAGCGCGTGTTAATGTGCGTGTTAATGCACCAAAAGCACTCAGCACATGAGCAGGCAGGCGCGCGACGGGGAGGGAGCCGGTGGGAGGGCGCTCTTTTTTTAGAATCACCCTGTATAGcctacttcacattcatacagttctactgggagctgcccagtaggCTACAGCCACATCTTCAACTGTTGGCCAGTGGGAGCTGCCTCGTATAAACACAGTCGTCTGCTGTTGGCCGACCAAACCAATGACTTTTCAGCCACAAAACAAGATTAGCCCCGCGAcgttttgtggaagcgtctctgccgggaatcgaactccGGTCTCCCGCTTGAGAGACTGCAGTCTCTCAAgcgggagacacacacacacaaaaacacacaggacaaaggtcccaggctggattcaaCCTCAACCCAACATGTCGTATTACATGGAATGTGTTCTACCtgactgagccaccaggacgcacATTGAAGATTTACATGTTCTGTCTTTACATTATAGTATCTGTCTTTACTGTTGGCATTTGGATGATCGGGTGTGGGCATATATTTTTTggtgtcagaaaaaaatagtaatttaaaacaaatttcctacatttctacaccacctaacctcttggattatgtcaagaaacagcaaccctgtataatgtgaaccaaaaatgtaaaatgatgttatattactagatttcagcattgaggtgcttacattcatgattttgcataggcactaacctaaaaacctattattggaaatcgcgagaaagtttcagagcgacagacacagagcatccccgtaaccatagtaactcactctcactcctgcctgcgtgcgcacggcgcgagaggagagggagagacgcagaagagccgctgactgagattactctgagcagcatgcatgggaataaattacaatataatagatttgtgtatatttctcgctattcagatggtctgaataactctctgctgcacggtgctgctctgtctcgtctcgtgcgctgtcagtgtctcttttcgcgccgcgacgttatcagttatgaatttgtttttcactgcgtgagaaattGGACTTgcggcgtgagagcgtgtgaaaaatgtcatttgcgtgagtctcacggtcaatgcgtgggagttggcagccctgtgaactcgcttgacattattatgtatgtaactgccaatcagatttatttacttattaatcgaaggtgccggaacgccgttccggatcgttccggcccactttaacccctgaaTATATCACGATGCTAAATACTGCTGGAATAATACTGGAtgatactgctttgtcattttctttttttgtcttgagaAAGAGGCTTAACAgtcattttcaatatttaatCTCACGAAACTGCCACCGGTTAGTTTAAGCTCTTCAAGGATTAGACATTGTCACTATAGCTATGGAAAATCTCTCGACTCATTCCAGTCAGATCCAAACAACAGGACAAGTCTGAAGATATATTTCAGTACCAAGGACAGCGCCGCGCGCTGTCCttgcggcgtgtgtgtgtgtgtgtgtggggtggggggggtctgCCCTGATGAAAATAGTTAGGCTATGTGAATTATTTGAACGTGTTGAGATGCAACAAGTTGCTCATAGGCGCACCATCAATAAATACCAAAGATTACTGTATAGGTAGTTTCTATTGCTCTTCTCTTCTAAAATATGCAACACATGTTTATTACATCTACCCTCTGTAGTAGGATttagggaaaatgaatgagtgggATTAACAGATTATGGTGCGGCTCCCGGGTGATCATAACACAGATGGTTTATCTCCATAATAACCTGCTCTTAATTTTCAAACGGATTAACAAGACCACGGTGACATGCTGGCGCCATGCCGCATTATTTTCTACAGTTCGATTTAGTCTAGGGGGATGACTAGATTTCTTGGCATGGATGCAGACAAAGCCTTGTGGGATGTTTGGAATGCAGCCATAATGTTGGCTGGGAAATGCGTGATTGATGTCGTAAGCAAACTCGCAGGAAAATTATTAAAGTAAACAGGATATGATATGACTGATGTCATGTTCCATACAAAGACAAACTCGAGAAAACCTGTTTTATtgcatctctctccctgtcttctctcctcgcCATTCTGTAAAGGTAATACCGGCCTGCCCAGGTCACACTATTACCAACAAAGCGGATTAGTAATCCGCCTTGGAGAGGCAAGAAGCAAGAAAATCTGTCAGCATAAAGCCACCTCCAGACTTCtgacaacatgaaaaacatctCCGCAGCCTACACACTATAACTATAAACCATAATCCTCAATAAACCTGTCAGTGTTGAATTACAAATTGAAACACCCTCATTTTTATGTGACAAGATGCAAAGATTCAGTAAATGTATATGTAGTATCAGCTTTACTCAGCAGAGTCCCCCGGTGCTTTTAGTATCTTTATGCATTTACCTCAGGTTTCCATCTGGGTATTTTTGGCACAGGGAGTCATGGCGATGATAGCTGAAAATGACGATGGCGATGTCGttatgatgacgatgatgataatgatgatgggaGGGACAATAATAACCACCTCTCTATTgaccagaaacaaacaaacaatgcaaTGTAATTCACAGAACCatatggcaaaaaaataaaaccattcaTCTAAAATAATTTTGCACCAAAACGTCCAAACTCGCTGATATGTCTactaactaaataaaataataaataataaattattaaataatacATTATTCTAATCAAGAAACTATCATCTTAGAAGACACATCGATCCTGGgatattattattcttttttttttttggcttccaaattcatatgtatttttatttttattatatatttttttaatatatatatatatatatttttagatttgtTCTTCTATATAATGCTATAAAATAGAAGACCAAGTTTAGACTGTCTTAGGCTAAGCTATGGTGAGTACCACACCTTGTCAAACCCAGCTGACACGTCATCTCCCCTCGTGGAACACAAAAGCCTTTTTTATACATATTTGCTTCAAAATCGCTCTTTGGCCAGCGGAAGAAAGGGCTAGTCAAACTATGGTTAGGCTACAAGTGACGGGTTCAGGAGCAACCCGTCACTTGATCAACCAGCCCCCCGAAACAGTCTTAATTTTTCACAAGAGAAAGCAAAGTAACCCTAAATAAGTTTACACTTACTTGTCCAGTGAGAGCAGCCGgggattcctcctttccttccctccccgtCACTCCACACTAAAGCTCAGCGGAATGCAGACTCACTATTTAACTCTCCTGCTGACAGCCTACGTAGAGCCTGCTGTCGTctatgtgttgttgtttgtttgtttaggtTGACTgtagttattgttgttgttgctgagtttgttttgtgtttcgtTTCACGCCCTTTACTGAACTACTCTCGATATTTCTATGGCTGTTTTCAGTACCACGGACAGCGGCTGCACACTCTTATAGCCTACGTCCCCCCTCCCTACCCACGTGACCGATGCGTCAGCGTTCACCATTGACGTCACCAGACCGGGTTTCATtcataagattttttttttttttagccccccccccccctctcctcccattgAACCAATACGCTGCAGTGCAGGAGCTGCTGAATGAACGGAAGCAGGATGAATGAAATAGTATTTTATGGTACCACTACCACATCTATAATGCACTATAATGGCACTCCTAATTAATTATAATGTACTCATAATGCCTTACGACCATGCTGGTAAGAACCCACAATGCTTACTGATGCACTCATAAAACATTATAGATATAACTCATAAAGAATCAGAAGTACAAGCCTCTGATGAATGTTTACAACTAGTTAGCTATCAGAGATTGTCTGATAACCTCCTAATGTCTGATTACTTCTAATGTTGCATGTTTTAAGatctatcactcaacattatCACTTTACCTGGATAAGACAATGATAACTTATGATTCTTCATGGTTTATTTTAGATGTATCAGAAGGCATGACAACTTATGATTATCTTATGAATTTTGGATTTTCCATGGATCATATTAGCATATTATGCACATTTATAATGCTTTGTTGTATTGTATGTTTGTAGCATAAGGCTCATTGCAATGCAGGTTCTATAATGCTTGCATTTAGAATTCATTCTAAGTCCATAATGTTTAATGAGCTATGCATCAGTAAGCATTATGTGTGCCCTTATGATGCACTGTATGGCAGTCATACATAGTattattgtatttcttttttctgtacCGGAGGGAGGCAGCGAAAAGCCCAGGGAACAAGACAGACGTTTCCCAGCCATGACTTTATAGGTGAAGTGCATAATTCTGAATAGTTGCAACAGACCCCTAGGTTATTAAATTTACTGGGACGTTTTTTGGCATCTGTTCATACAGTACAGCCAAGCGCAAAGGAGGAGGGCtatcctgttctctctctctctctctctttctctctctctctctctctctctctctctcatttctcagGATTTTTAGCTTCCTTTTCCGTTCTATTTCACTATAGGAACTATGGGCTCATTTTGTTGTGAATCACTGGCGTATGGCGCAAAGTGCAAATCCCTCTAATCcctgacaccaaaattgcactgcacTGCTTGATTGTTACTGACACACCCCCTACTGCAACTCTCCTTCCACTTAGACCCAGTCAAGTTCACAGCAAGTCATCAAAATGCCAAAGGCGGCCAACAAAAATGCCACTTCACCAGCACAAAGCTCCTCCATGCACCATCACGAAAATAAAGCCCTGTATGTTCAGTTGTGGTTCTATTCACAAGGGCTGTTTGGAGGTGGgcacaaaaactgacatgaaGTGCATGTATTCCAATCAAATCATCCTTTAGTATTCATATGGAGTGGTCGTGAAAAAGATTAAAccttgggaaaatggaaaaggtGCAGAGGTTCATATTTACAGCCCATAAATATGAACCTCTGCatcttttccattttcccaacaTTTGAAATAACTAAGCTGCAGAAGGAAGAGGCGACCCTGCAAACGTTCATGTGTCCACCTTCACAACGTTGCCCTATCCAGAGACAGTAGCAGCCAAGGCCTCAGCTTTGCCCTACGTTAAAGAGTCAAACTGGGTCCCAGTCAAACTCTTATTGATGGTACATAATTCAAGCAACATGGTTGATGGGTCACTCTTTTCTGTCTCATTGTGGGTGGTCGACTTCTTGTCCATTGCACTTGCCAAGTGGAACTATCGTTCATGAAACAATCAAGTCACATCGGTTGGGAAGTGTGGAAATCTACTTGACCAATGACCACCAAAAGTTCATCCTTGTCGGCTATTTCTTGGCCGACAAGACCAACACAAGTTGTTGACCATCCACACACTGAGTTCCCTGGTTGCTCTGCTCTATAGGAAATTAATGGACCActgacttgttgatcatgttgatCACAGTGTGGACACAGCTTTCCCCTGCCTTGGGGTCCAACCAGTCAACCTCTTACTGATCAACAATGTCAGTGGATCCTTGCTCAGCAGTGGTGCCCCAGCCATGTCGTCCTCTTCTGATGAAACTTCTTTCTGATGTGCATGGTCCCAGCACCGTACCCTACTCCCAGGACCAAGGCCCTAAGTGGGAGGAACATGTAAACAGTGCAATAGGGATACAGGAACTAGTTGCAGTGCTGGCCCTTTCAGATGGAATTAGCAGATCACCAACCCTCTGAAAAGGGAAGCTCTTCAATCAGAGATAACGTCTGAGTGTAAGGTAATCAGATGACTAGATTCATCAGAATGGGACAATGAGTTCTATGCCAAATATTTCATAGTCCTCAGTCTTGTCAGTCTGTGTCAATGTACCAGAGTTCTCTAGTCGAGACTTTCTTGGTTCCCACAGTTACTGCAGCATTTGAGCTCCCAAATTTGagtcagagtgaaacctctCGTCAGTGTAGTACAGCTGTGTGAGTTGCTCCGGGTTACCTCCTGTACGTTACTCCGGTTCGGACGAGGAAGCAGGCTCCCGGGAATAATTGGCCAGGGCGATGAACGGAGGGTTGGTGAATAAATGGCGTGTTGAGTGAAGAAGCATTGGATCCGGTCGGTAGGACGGGCGGTCTAGCAAACGGCTATTGCTTTTTGAATTCAGGCATTGAACCGTCtatggctgtgtgtgcgtgacatGGGGGGGTGCGTCCTTAAAGGCGCAGATTGccacactcccccccccttAGAGAAAAGTTGCGTGCCAGCAAGCTTTCATTATCTCTTCctttgtcctcctcttcctcctcactgtctGTTCTTTCAGCTAGGGGAAGTTTTCCTTCAGAGGTAGGTGAGCTAGCGGGGAAGCCCAGAAATTCCTAATGGTCACTTTCCTCATTAAAAATGTCCAAGAGGCGcttcttctccagctcctcaaTTTCTTTTGCGGTGGGATAGCAGGGCTTCAATCGTGCAACATGCACCACCTTCCTGTTCTCTCCACTGGCCTCCAGTACAATATCATAATTGACAGGTCCCACCTCAGCAACAATTCGGTATGGACCGAGCCACTTGGGAGCCAGTTTTGCAGTAAATGACTTTTCTGCTTTAGATACTGGATGGGACCGGAGCCAtactctgtctttttcttggaATTGCTGATCTCTGTGAGTCTTGTCATAATTTCGTTTTTGTCTTTCTCGGCTTTTCTTGAGGTTACACTGGGCGAATGCAGTGAGGTCCTGAAGGCTCCTTTTTTCACAGGTGGCTTtgaagatggaggagatgaaCTGGCTTCCCTGGTCTGACAGAAGGTAGTTGGGGACTCCCCATCTGGTGAGGATTTCCTGGGTGAGTATTCTTGACACAGTCTCTGCTGTGGCTTTTCGTAGGGGATATAGCTCCACCCAACGGGTGTAGTAGTCCACAAAAACCAACAGGTGGACATTTCCCTTGGAGCTCCTAGGAAAGGGGCCCATCAAGTCCACTCCCAACATTTCCCAAGGGTGGTTTACCACAGTCTGCTGCAATTTCCCGGCGACCATGCGGCTCTCAGGTTTGAAGCGCTGACACACTTGACAATTTTGAACAAAAGTCTTGACATCGAGACTCATTCGAGGCCAATGTGCCAGAGCTTGCAACCTCTTGTAGGTTTTGTACCTGCCGAGATGACCAGCCAAGGGGTCCTCGTGGATCATCTGTAGCAGTTGTGATCGGAGACTCTCAGGTATGAGGATTTGATAGGTTTTATGAGGCAATTGTAGCACTCGATAGACTTTGTCCTCCAAGATGGTGTACTTTGTGGAGTCCGTTAAGGTGACTTCTCCCTCGTCCATCACAGCCTGGTACAAGCGCTGACAGTCTCGGTCGTCCTGCTGTGCTCTCCATATCTGGTCATCTGAGATGGGCagatcctttcctccctccctccctgacaGCAGGGTGGCGCAGGCAGGTGGTAAGTGGTGGTTGGTAGTGGTGGTGGAATCGTGAGGGGCTCTGGATAAGGCATCCGGAACGGTGTTATACTTTCCTTTCCTGTATTCCACAGCGAAAGTAAATTCCTGTAGCCGGAGGGCCCACCGGGTGAGACGTGCACTGGGTCTCTGGATTTTAAAGACCCATAGCAGCGCTGAGTGGTCGGTGACTACTGTGAAGAATCTTCCGTCCAGGTAATATCTCCACCTTTCCAAGGCCCACACCACAGCCAAACATTCCTTTTCAGTGGCTTCCTCTGTTCCAAGCCTGGTTTTCTGGGCAAGCACGGCTCCAAGG
This region of Centroberyx gerrardi isolate f3 chromosome 23, fCenGer3.hap1.cur.20231027, whole genome shotgun sequence genomic DNA includes:
- the vgf gene encoding uncharacterized protein vgf, with product MNVCRVASSFCSLVISNVGKMEKMQRFIFMGLAMIGYHDASSALTLLVLLTGASFLHLSNPSPINTSHLVDSPPRAASLGLAVVGDGEVRGEEKGSIRKGGEGIEEEEEEKDEDELFKDVDPKTLAAVLLEALNKPQMERRREGEEGEGTEEEEKGEREEMKKEGEKGEEVRTTEGVNRDRDGRQELELVMAAQGREAREREEEEERKKAQEEEKLTEKVTSRTISQTVAVKTGQQSTSPNGRGEEIMGKEERQDAAPQQGPTTLDDSQQQGEQHNDEEEEQLSPEELKNLETMMKEFPSFSTASKRERDSQQGQRESRGYSPYNDILPKNNGYDLAMSKKKLKWQEETQKAMNFPTFRGGNFMDEFEDTNFNNAGSNVAQPLPPPENDVMENDEPEEEEEEEEEEEEEEVLSPEEEEARAKAEQEEVRRQAAEAQRAKMEEEKLADIASDMLLQYMVKQNNGNRKYRDQNRKYSSSLSNAAEDKRSDEEQEVMEEDDDIDPQTIDKLIEISSKLHLPADDVVDIISDVEKKKKKDVPPEMVSPWQRPLMPLSSPSSSSTNAISASQIPTDRNSFPLSKQAPPAVNPLKAWFQEKPPIKSSLANQDLWIKPAKPLSANQDLWPKLQKPLSTNQDLWLKPQKSFWTSYPPYSTYQSYYQKKPYRSYYPIYFPPPPKPKPRYYIPKSALTLNNLLGNSVDYDHNFPPKRRFRNWVQPRLRKPPASLQQNPYYTNYVLPSYPRTIPAGAISKPRSASRLAVIPRHPNRFYYSPRAPIVTRDEDYYSTRLGNQADNRNDDDLEKYIQQILMKRPRMFE